A stretch of the Vigna radiata var. radiata cultivar VC1973A chromosome 7, Vradiata_ver6, whole genome shotgun sequence genome encodes the following:
- the LOC106767653 gene encoding uncharacterized protein LOC106767653, with amino-acid sequence MLMGFSFGDHFDQKESEFRLIDEASATQQQNSIIMEVHHLQAVDKSTDFFPVEHPMEPPDEDRPVKCPMPESSVINDERMHEKRFAESLKKRAEITRVVGDGERTTSMDAEPPARGVRKRHHNLTNGGGDLVMTPLMRMPPLPPLPSQNITIFQVLQQVDKFES; translated from the exons ATGTTGATGGGATTTTCATTTGGGGATCATTTT gACCAAAAGGAGAGCGAGTTTCGCTTGATAGATGAAGCTAGTGcaacacaacaacaaaacaGTATCATCATGGAAGTGCATCATCTTCAAGCGGTTGATAAAAGCACTGATTTTTTCCCAGTTGAACACCCTATGGAGCCACCAGATGAAGACCGTCCCGTGAAATGCCCAATGCCTGAGTCTTCCGTTATTAAT GATGAAAGGATGCATGAAAAGAGGTTTGCAGAAAGCTTAAAGAAGAGAGCAGAAATAACAAGGGTCGTTGGAGATGGGGAAAGAACAACCTCCATGGACGCAGAACCTCCAGCTCGAGGAGTACGAAAGAGGCATCATAACCTCACAAACGGAGGTGGAGATCTTGTGATGACTCCATTAATGAGAATGCCACCTCTCCCTCCCCTACCATCCCAGAATATTACCATCTTTCAGGTGCTGCAACAGGTGGACAAGTTTGAGTCTTAA